Part of the Pieris napi chromosome 23, ilPieNapi1.2, whole genome shotgun sequence genome is shown below.
aagatatataaaatatttatttgctatGAGATTCTAATATCAGACAAAATATTAAGCAATTTTCAAATTAAGCGAGgctttgatataaaaaaaggactaaaataatgtatttataccAGGCTACTTGTAAACTGGTAAACAAATGTGTTCCTTTGGAAAGATATTTCTTTCATCTTTAACTCTTCTTAGGCAAACAACACATCTTTCTGTAAGTAGCTAAGTCACTATGGTATAgcagattttttaaatcaaggaCAAATCATACATTTAAAGCATACATGTACATTCTTACTTAGATTGaaccaatattttaaaaaaagaaaatgtattgtACTTActattcttataatttatgtgGTAGTGATAGCTAACTCTGGATTTTATGTTTGTGTTGTGTTAGTTCCATGTAATAATTTGTGTAGTTTAAAAATGTCTTaggttatacatatataaaatgatttaaagtcaagtaaaaagtttaatatgttGTGGATTCACAagagaatatttaaataacatttcgtTGTATATGTACTAGTACAAAAGACCGCAGAAATATAAAAACGCAtttcgtaattattttaagtaactgTATTAGAAGGTCAAAGTACAAATCCTCACCTTGGAACATAAATACgactgaaaaataatttaagtaatacCTTGATATATATTCGACGCACTGACGAGTTCTGCACAAACGTAGTTTTATAATTGTGTATACGGGAAAATAAAACTGTACTATATCACTTTTATCACAACTTTTAATAAGTCAATGCGAATTATATTCAAGACTCACACATTATCTCAGTGgttttaaaaacagaaaacaCACGGACTGCgtcttgtaataaattttatccaAAAGATACACTTGTTATAAACTTCCAAGTTAAATATTACGAAAcgcgtaataaaaaataaaacgtaaataatatttattattaaaatcactAATCACTATGCGCTTACTACTTTACTCTACTTTAGTTTGACAACTGACAAATAAAACTCTGTTTTCCCTTCGCGactgattttttttgaagATTGTATGATCGCGACTGATAGAATCATAGAATGTTGACAATTGGCATTCTATCTTAGGTCGTCATCTGACAACCGTTTGAcgttaatatatatgtcacaAAATAAGTAAGAAACGTCAAAAAGGTATTGGATTTGACAGAGGGGAGTCATAGTTAAGtgttaacaaaacatttaaaccaCAGGATTCAGGAACAGAAGTTGCTCAATGCTCACACAAATAAAAGAGCATACGCCACACACTAGAGTTAAGAAATTAGACTCGCGaatgtgcatacccactaaaaccccaaggcGCCACCAACAATCGCCTTAGGCGGGATGCGGTAACAGCAGAGCCTTATCCGCTTCCCGACATGAGATGCGGCGGTGGAAAAAAAAAGGGTAGCAGCCCCCTCTAAAAAAATCCCATAAATCCGGCGGCTGTATTCTAAATATTGCCCATTTTGTGTATGAAAGTGTtactgaaaataatattgcatgTCCCAAACATGTTCACGCCGtccctttttttaaagatgtGTCTACCTGAAAGCCTGTGCCTACCAACCTATAATAGTAAATAGTGCAtacatcataaataaaaagcaaaatggattatatgttttattaatttaataactttagtAACTTAAAgcaaattttacaatattccAAAACATCCCAAATTCCTTTTACAATAACAAGGATTTCTAAATACAAGCAGAAACATTTTTTCTCTCAACACAGCATActgaatacaaaatttaaaaataatagtggcaaattattaaattattagtattaaaaatataagatataagACTTTCAATAAAGCTATTGAAATAACTTTCCAATATATAGAGAAAATGAAATCATGGCCTTGAGTGGGCCTGTGGTCACAtgaaataatttcttaaaaattattcattccTAATTCAAATTCAGTAATAAGCTTTTGGCTCTTTATAAATGCGCATTAGTGTATATAACTTTACcaaaaattttcaatattattaactaaactaTCAATCACTAAGATCTGAATCAGAGTCTGTTCTTCCCCTTATAGCCTTCTTACTTTGGATATGCACGGACTTCTTTTTACCCTCAGTAGGTGGTGTTAGAATGTCTCCAGAATATTCGATCACTTCTGacctaaaacaaaattacataaaaccaTATTTACATTGTCTACAACAAAGATGCCTCCAAggaaattgtataatattaactgAAATGggaaattttcaaaatctataTGCCtgcaaataaaacaacaaataactATCCTCAGCCGATAACCTTATTaaatcatagaaaaaaagCAAACTTTAACGACATCGTTATAGACAGAGAAAACCGTACGGAcagcaaatttttatattaaattaaatttattaatggaGGCCGATAGTGAAGAAGCCGACAGAACGTAAGAACAGGCGTACATTGCAATCATCTACAAGCATAACTATTTCCCTGGCTGTACAGTTTGATCACTTATAAGCAtgacgatttcctaaatcgtcggagtcacGCCCCGAGGGTATAGCCagacgcaggcactctcttcgactGTTAGTGTGCAGTCATTTACAATTAACTAAATCATGGGAGTTTCACCCCGAGAGCATAGCCAGACGTCGGCACTCTCTCTGATTGTTAAATTGCACtcattcgttacatagcaattaacataatcattatttcgctcatattctattgttacgcgagtgataaatatagagtaagttaaaaatattctattatttccccgatgacccaggaaccgtacaccCATGCTACAGGAATTTGTCTGGGAATGAAATTAAtgtcacgtgaccattttTTGATTAGGGGACCGGGAGGAAGGATCTATAGTTCTATAGTTTTCTAATGTAaaactattagaaaaaatatttcagattgTGTCAGTATGTTTGACAATTAGGAAGAATAtgcaattatgtatttatatatatatatcgctACAGTCAACGGCGGATccagggggggggggtcatggGGGTCATGACCCCCCCCTGAGCAGGACTGAGGTGGACCACTAAttgaacatatatattttatatataaatttgtcaCCATACAGATTATATGTaacttcaatatttaattaatttaatttaatataataactttgtaTGAGTGCAAACGTTTGGGAACGAACGCATCGAATTTGAATTTTCCGCGCCACACTTGCGCGCGCTTGTCGACTATGAAACGTCTAGCTAGACCTTACCTCAATCGGAATCGAAACGACTAAACTTCAACATATCATAACAtagtcttattttaaattgtgacaTCAATATGTATCCTAATATAGGAAAATTGGATACCCTGTCAGCAAAGCGACAGCAGAAAGGTCTTTCTCTACGTTGCGCAGAATTAAATCGTGGCTAAGATCTTCAATGGTTGAAGATCGCCTAACCGGACTGGCACTTCTCCACGTTCATGAAAACGTACCCGTTGacgtaaatgatgtaataACACGTTTCGGGAAAACACGTTacagaaaaatttatttagttattaaaatataatatgtattttgtctGTTTCTATTTTCTTTGATGGATTCCTTTGTCGTACCATCTCTTCACTTTTGCGGAGTTTAGCGTAATACCCCTCGACATACCTCTAGCTGCTATGACAAATCATTCACAACggttatgtaatataaataggCTGCCTCATTCTGTACGTGATAGTCAGGCCGAGCTAagctcgccaaaacagcccgaaCTGAGCTGTAAAGGCTCCGAGATtccacttaaaaaaaaaacgtgataGTGTTTCTCTGGATGTCTTCAAGAGAAGATGGTAATATGTACGTGTATACAGGGTGGTCCAACTAGTGACGTCAATAAATTACATACAGCTACATTTATTTTAcgggtattaaaattaattaaaaaaccacattatttagtttaatttaccataagaataataaaggtcgaaaaaaaacatttttaatgcttCAATGATTTTTAGCCTATCCACCAAAAAGAAATCCACcgattacaacaaaaaaagacCAATTAAGTAccattttttctttgatttggGTAGCTTAGAACCCTGTGGAGTTTTTAAACTTAGCCAGAAGCTATGGAAACttctatttgtatttttaaattgaagtcgAATGTTTGGGCAAATCCagctaaaaactaaacttctaaccttaaaaccttttttgagtagctttaacaaaattttataagctgggattttttttacttgaacATCATTTAAGCCTTAAGGCAATCATTTAACAGAAAAATCTGTAAAATTCATATCTTTTTTGTTGTAGgtataacaaaaaaagataggaatttttgaaacctcgcTGGCagaaaacattcaaaaaacacaaaaaaattataactcgaaaactacaaaaaatcgCGCATACATGGGGTATTTTCGTATGCCTCCAGGTGTgaggaatctaaaaaaaaaatattgacgtcACTAGTTGGAACAACCTGTATGCAATACTtacgtacattaataaaatacctactttttacttgtatctattgttatcaaaattaaattataagttctTGACTTGACCACGACTATGTGACCCCCTCCTGGCGCCAAAGCTGGATCCGCCCTTGGCTACAGTTAAGCAACAATACGATAGTAATGATCTTGATGATGACTTTCGATTATCATCAAAATCTATGGCGGTATATaggtagtttttatttgtacgtATTCTCTATACCTCAAATTGCAAATGAAAAGTATCTTCCtttgtaattgtttaaaaGGCCTGATATCTACACTACACTTAtcaataattttcataattaaaattttaaaattaaaatcaataaactaTCTACATTACTACTCCACATCCTtccttatataatttaaaaatggtgaTATGTCTTGTATCCTTTACTACTGTTTTAATAAtctcttttgttattttcttgCTCTAACCTTATTGAAGAGATCACTCGAAAGCGAAAAAGCAaaccttattttttaagtatataatttgtacTGGTTTTTGCAATaaagtgttaaataaatactatgtaaaattattatacctGGCGATCCTCCACTCGAGCATATCTGTGGAGAAGTCATCTCGGTTACCAAGTTCAGTGAATCCAACCACAAAATCCTTTGTCTTATTTGCTTTCACTAATGCAAGAGTTGGTATTACACGTATTTTGAGACGGCCTGTCAGAAATTTTAATCTTAGTATAAATCAATACAGAAcattccaaaaaataaaaaatacaattttttttttatttaaattatcacaaaaatcaattaaacaaattCTGCACACCACAATGATAAAATGTTGCCAGTTTTTTGGCAAACTTTGCTATATCCACtcttgtttaaattataatgttagAATACACTATTATTGGTATGTGCTTTCTGTAAAGTGGACTCTGTATTTCACACATGAaggtggattttttttttaaatttagcttATTATTCTCACTGGATCTTTTTAATGAACACTCTTTCTTCATGTTATAAAGGTTAATaacatttacaaataaatattgtgcCCTGAATAGCCCtcaaaacaactacttaaaaGACAAGCCTTCAAAGTGAAACAATTACTCTTTCCACCAGAATCAAATTTACAAATTAGACAATTGGTTTTTGCAATTAAGCTATTAACGTGGTTAAGTGAAGTGAAGTGACGTTTAATGGGTCACATAATAATTACCAGTTAAAAATGGTGCTTTCTCAGCATCCATCTTAATGAATCGAGTCTCAACATGCTTTTTGGCCAAGATCTTAAGGTGCATGTCAAATATGCGACACCTAGGTGAATCATGTCTATAGAAATGGCATACGAGGTTCTCACTCTTGTTGCATATAGTAAAGAATTCCTTTTCTCCATCTATCTCTGTATATTCACCATGACCCTATAAAAAATTCAGTTATGCATATCAAATTCCCTAGTTTTGCtgtgtaaatatttacattaccaTATAACAACATATGtgtaaaaactttatattattattgtattatttgtatacatctctaatacttaaaaaaaattaacctttATCaacttaacaaaaacaaaacttagCAAAAACATATTCTAACTATTCTTATAGCATATACAATGTATATATGTGGATATGTACATACATTAACCAGCCActcttgtttttgtttagcaCGTTGTTTCATCTCATTTAAGCGCTGTTGACGAATAGCTTCAAGGTCACCACCATCCAGAGCATCTAgcctaaaaaatttaagaaacaccagtaatttaatttgtttcagtTGATGTGACGATAACATAGATAATTAAGAAAAGGTACATAAATTGagaaccttttttttaattatacaaaacacTTACTTTTCCAGCTCAAAATCGAGCTGTCGCTCCATTGTTTGGGCAATTTGTTGTATAGCTTTCTCCATGTTgtctaaaaaaacaaaagtaatagACTTAGTATTGAGtccaatgtatttatttaatatatatttactgaaGTTTACTacatcatacataatactatTATATCTATAGTATATGTTATGAGCAATCTTTTCTGAAATATATGACAGTTTTGGTaaacataaacagaaaaacagCGGATTCAGTAtgagaggtgcctgaactcTTAGCTTGGTTTTTGTAGCCAGAATTTCGACAATTCTGCTGATTATCAACCTTGGATATGAATAAGGGACGACCATGTTTATGTCCCGTAAGAGGTTACTGTTCTGTATTTGATCATTTAGCAATTTCAATAAGATCATAACACCGGCTAGAGATCTCCGGTTGTGTCAGTGacagtatatttaatttcttacgTTGCTGATGGTACAGGTGCCTATGAGAAATTCCTGTACTTGTGACGTACAAGGCGTTGAGTAAATTATACTTCAATCTTTCAAACCGTTGCGAATATATTCAACATTACTGCGCACTAGagtgttacacaaaattattttagttttacagCCAAAACAATCGGTATTCcgtttaaaaaatttgagcTTTCGTGCGGATGTGGTAACTACTTTATAAGCTTgagttataaatgttaattttctatcaataattattacatattataaatatgtacgaGTTAAAGTTTCAACCCTTATAATTATAGACGATCATCAATCTAAAACGTTACCGTTCTTTAAACACCTTACCTGtagtttatacaaaaaaattataaattctgATACGTTAAACGTTTATTAGTAACTTAGTAAGGAAGCCGATGACCTCATTGTGATTTAAGTTGTACTACTTGCCAcacatgttataaaaaatcttgatATACTAAATACTTACCAATAAAATTTCGTGAAATGAACACAggtatataagtaataaaataaaatctagatAAAGTGTCTctaaagaaattatattttaaattagacactatttgttatttgaaatttcaaaacaatttttcagaACACTAGTCTAGATGTGAAAATGTCAAATTTGAGAACCATAGACCACTATTGACTACTATTTTTTGTTCGACTATTTAAATACAGAACGTTCAATTCccatcttaaataataaatgtaaacttaCTGGTTTCAATGTTTATCGTTTAATAAATTGAGAAGGTGTAAATCAAACTCATTCTTTGATTCTAAAGCGCAAAACCGGTAAGTTGGGACTGAGTGGTTTGAtacttatagtttattttatatttatcttcGGTACTTAATTGTGACTTCATAGGGGTTTCCAGTACTAACTACTATACGGCGGCGAATCGAAGCTGAGGGCacatcgattttttttttaatatttttttttttaaaagacaattcacaccaattgacctagtcccaagctaagctggtgaagcttgtgttatggatactaggcaacggatatacatacatattatagatagataggcatatatatacatatttaaacacccaagacctaagcacaacaccaaatgctcatcacatcgatgttcgtctcaaccggggatcgaactcgggacccatggattcgcagtcaggggtactaaccacaagaccaatgagtcgtcaacgATGATCATCATCAATGATGGTGTTTTCCACGCCTGGTAAAAAGAGGAAGGGGAAGAAGAAAATCAACTTGGACAGTTTCGATTTACAGTTGATTGGGAATAAAGTAAAGGAATACTATACAGTTCGAAAGGCAAATCCAACAGTTATGAAGCTGTTGCAAAATATTCTTCGACAAGATATTGCTATCAAcggaagaaaaatatttttaatggttAGAAAAATATGAAGTTATAATCCCTCAAGAACAATAAATGCTAGTGGAGTTCTTGCAATTGCTTTCTAGTAATGAATGAGGTGTTAAGTTATTTGTATGATTGAAATGATATATACCTAATAGATTAgtacattaaagtaatttatgattgatttatttttcatgacaTATCTTCCAATCTTGAGAACCCGATGTATAACAACATTCTTCatacaaataacaaatatacttCA
Proteins encoded:
- the LOC125061385 gene encoding thioredoxin domain-containing protein 9; translated protein: MEKAIQQIAQTMERQLDFELEKLDALDGGDLEAIRQQRLNEMKQRAKQKQEWLVNGHGEYTEIDGEKEFFTICNKSENLVCHFYRHDSPRCRIFDMHLKILAKKHVETRFIKMDAEKAPFLTGRLKIRVIPTLALVKANKTKDFVVGFTELGNRDDFSTDMLEWRIARSEVIEYSGDILTPPTEGKKKSVHIQSKKAIRGRTDSDSDLSD